A genomic stretch from Anopheles nili chromosome X, idAnoNiliSN_F5_01, whole genome shotgun sequence includes:
- the LOC128728668 gene encoding NADH-quinone oxidoreductase subunit B 2, whose protein sequence is MLAVRPLLTKALLLPASNGAAQILRSKATLPVVEKDKPEKLPYSPFGTKQSNWADWTVARLDDVLNWGRKGSIWPLTFGLACCAVEMMHIAAPRYDMDRFGVVFRASPRQADVIIVAGTLTNKMAPALRKVYDQMPEPRWVISMGSCANGGGYYHYSYSVVRGCDRIIPVDIYVPGCPPTAEALLYGVLQLQKKVKRMKTLQMWYRK, encoded by the coding sequence ATGTTGGCCGTTCGTCCCCTGTTGACGAAGGCACTGTTGTTGCCAGCAAGCAACGGTGCCGCACAAATTCTACGATCAAAGGCTACTCTTCCGGTAGTTGAGAAAGACAAACCGGAAAAGCTTCCATACTCCCCATTCGGAACCAAACAATCGAACTGGGCCGATTGGACTGTCGCTCGCTTAGATGATGTATTGAACTGGGGTCGCAAAGGCTCCATTTGGCCGCTAACATTCGGCCTGGCTTGCTGTGCGGTGGAGATGATGCACATCGCCGCTCCGCGGTACGACATGGATCGATTTGGTGTAGTATTTCGAGCGTCACCCCGTCAAGCTGATGTTATCATCGTTGCCGGAACATTGACGAACAAAATGGCCCCCGCTCTTCGAAAGGTATACGACCAAATGCCAGAACCGCGATGGGTCATCTCGATGGGCAGCTGTGCCAACGGTGGTGGCTATTATCACTACTCGTATTCGGTTGTGCGCGGTTGCGACCGTATCATACCTGTCGATATTTACGTGCCAGGATGCCCTCCAACAGCTGAGGCACTGCTGTACGGTGTTCTTCAGTTGCAGAAGAAGGTCAAGCGCATGAAGACCCTGCAAATGTGGTATCGCAAATAA